The sequence ccgggaatttcttcgaaccGAAaaccttaaagaatttctttgggaattcctcctatAAGTTCTGTAAgagaattttttcgaaaattcctccgtgaatttctttggaaaatactCCCggcatttctttaaaaattcctctagTAAAATCTACACAAATACCTCCAGAcgattcttcgggaattccacaagaatttcttcggaaattcctttgatttttttttagaagttcctcagcgaattccttcagaaattctccgaaaatgTCATCGATAATTCATCTGAAATTCATTCAGGGATTCACCTTACAGTACAGATGAAAGTAACAAATTACGAATGAAAATGTTTACGCTTTCTTTTCTTCGCATCTGCTTAGACTAAAcatatagggtaaccgtacccttagtggagggagcaccaatagtggaggtagtggggttttaatgagattttttatctttatacaatttacgatggtttcagttgatgcgtcgtgcttaaAATATCAtgttgaatgcaacttatcctaagatttcgcttgaaatgcttttgaaaacaataattttccttaataaaattgactcccttgcacctatagtggtgcaactgtaccaatagtggcgagtctcatatgaaatcaatggatagcactACTATGGGAACCAGAATTAccttttaccgccactaaaagcaatatttgtcagttgttgatgttaaatgacgtcaatctcatttttgttaacaAATTCGTTGGTTCATCTATTGGCTAAAATATTAAAGCtgtaatttttcaataattattcaatttataaaaatattttcttttgtgaatctactaatacctccactattggtaccgttaccctacgaCAAATTGATTCACGGAAAAATTCCATGTTTTTGTCCTAATTGGTATATCATTTCAAGGCTTAATTCAATTCCTCTGTCATTTTTTCTATCCCGAATAATTTCCTATGCCAACTGTTCACTCACATAGCGCACAGCTAATTATCTAATTCCAGTTCCAGTGAATGTAATCCCATCTACTCCCCAATCAATCACTACTAAAATCGACCCACCGTATAATCAGGCCAGCACAAACCCACTGCCTTCACCTCATTCGGCAACAAGTCACCAAATCTAATCTGAAACTTTTCTATATCTCTTCCACGCTATCGCTTCACTGTCCATGTCACTCCTTCTCGCACGTCGCGTCGTCTCTCGTCAACGCATCAACTGACGAAAACAACTTTCTCGCATTGCGATAACAAATCAACATCTGACAATATCGCTCAcattgaactgaaactgaaactaaAAACCACATCATTGCACCTACTACTGGTACAACAAACTCATCCCCATCAAATGGTCAAACACGCCAAGTGGCTAGACGAGCACGACTCCTCCGTACCCTTGTTCTGCATTGTGTTTGCTCGGGAGGTGCAAAAGTTCGTAAGTGTACTCGGAACACCCCCAGTTTTACCAGGATCAACAGACCACACACCTCGCACATAACGCATTAAAGGGAGCATGTTGCACTCCGGTCGTTCGCCGTAACAAATTATCACCAATTACACACCGTGGTTTACTGTTCGTAGTTCTTCGTTGCACCTGATTTAACTTTTGCTGGCTATGTAGTTGGTTTTATTtctgtctacagattctcaCTCGATGGCGTTGGCCTTAACACTTGTATCATAATTCTAAGCTTTAATTTagtttttattgctttttctaTTGTGTGAACGTTTAGTTCTCCTAACACTTGgaatttggttttggatttagTATTTACAAGTAAATCTCTATTTAACTTATTATGTGTTAGAAAAATGTTCACACgaaacaacaaaacaacatgtttCACCAATTTACAAGAACTCGTACATCAGTTCACAATTTAAGACTTGTGTAACTTACAATTTGATCCTACTCAGAAAACACTCACAATACTTtcaattgatgaatatattaaTTTAGTGGAAATATccaattttgtttctttttctcaTGTCTACATGTGGCCTTACAGCAATTGGAGCATCAGAAACTCAGTACCAGTAAGACGTACACCGAGGGAAATTTGTCCAGGTAAGAATATATATCAATATCTATTCTTATGAGCGTTCAACAATGTGCGTCGATTCCAAGGCAACCCAAAAAAAACATTCATGAAGACTTAAAATATTAGATAATTGAAATAACTTAGTATTATAGCTTATAACAATATAACGCATGCAAATAACGTCATTAACGTCAATTACCCCAGCTATTTTGTGACCaaattttctcggaatattTCCATTCAGTCAACTATCCGCAGTCCTCAGTTGATTTCTGATGCTAAGAACTACAAATGCGGCACATGAGCCTGCTGAATACCTTTCGCTGTCGACCAGTGCAATTAACGCGCCTCCCTTCATTTCATTTACTATTTCCATTCCAGAGCCCTCAACAAGGAACAAGGCGGCTACGACAGCGACACGACGTTGATCTTCCGCAAGAAGGAACCTCCCACCAGTGCCGCTCTGAGCCCCATCGAACAGAAGCAGTACTACAAGAACATGCAGGCAGGCGGTGAAATCCCCGTTCAAGGATTCCGCAAGCCAGCCCCGGAAAAGCCCAAAGGTAAGAAAAGCAAACAATATTGGTGGCTTTCGATTAACACAGAGCAGTTGCGTCAATTCCTACACCCACCGCGCCAGGTGACACATCCTGGCTGAACTTTGCTTACGCCACACACGGTGGAGGATTGAGTTTACTTACATTCTAAATCTATTCTATCAAACTTCGGATCGGGGGATCGGAAACATATCTATTTGGTTAACAATCTGCATCCCCTGGTTGTCGTTTGACAATTGCCGGAAGCAATAGTCAAATAGAagtcaaaccgcattttattgctaataattcCACACGTAATAAACATTTCTTGACCAGAGAGCTTATACAATTGCGACGGCCgagtgtttgtgtgtgtgtttggtTGTGGTGTTTCAATATTTATCATATCAGATAAGTTCCGGCAGGTGGCCTCTTTGTAGAAAGACCTCCGGTGTCATAAATATTCTGCAGCTAATCCATAGTGTACATATGAAACGCATTCTCTATCGAGCAAAGGGAAACAGACAAACAGATATATCCCGCATATTCTGCCATCTGGTGGGGGCCTTATGATAGTCAATTCGATATTCGATTAGCGCTGATATCAGATGCTCAAACACAAATGTGTACCacatgaattttgtttttacaaatGACATGTCTGTTGTGCTATGCAAGGTCTAAGGATCATATACAAACGCCTCTGAGGTAGATAAACTGAGTAGCTATAACTGTAGTGCATGCATTTTCTTGTTTACATTGTAGTTCGCTTTATCGGAATCATAAACGATAATGGCCCGGTGTAGGTAATGTGGTTCAAGAAGGTTTACTCACAGCAGCACAGTCACAATTCGCACATTTCGCACCCTCGCTTCACAAGCATGACATACAGCATAGATATGTGGCTGTCGCACTGCATGCCATGCAATATAGAGAAAGCAAAATAGATGATTGCTTACACTAAGATTATAACATGATTTAATTCCACCCCGTCGGCAGTCGAGGTGGTTTAATCTTCTACAGAGACCTCACTTGCACATCCGTTTGATGGCACTGAACCGTTTGAGAGTGTTTGTTTTCGCATCGACACTGAGCAGCCTACAATGATTCGATTATATAACAATGAGTAAGTCGTGAGCAGCGATATACAACCAAGGTTAAGGTGGCaccaaaatgtaaaaaagtttcGTTGAAAATTCATCAGCGCTTGAAACTTCTTCTACTTCCCGACAGATGGCGACAGCGAACTCCAGGTTCAGATTCAGgaggttgtccaggaagtgcttCCTACCATGGCAACTAATCCGTTTCTGGTTCCTCCTAAGGAGATCACCTGCTATCCGATCACCAGCATCTCACGCCCACTAGATATGTTTGGACCGTTCCCGAAAGAAGTTAGATCGTTCGTGCCGGTGGCGCCACCTGCACCTCCAAATCGAAAGTCTTCTCGTAGCAATTCTACCTTGAGAATTATGTCGCAGATTAAGACAAAAAATTATGATAAGAAAACGGTGATGGAAACAAGTAGCAGTAGCGCAGCCGGTTCGAAAACTCTCCGAAAGATTGATCAGTACAGATCGAAATCGGCTGGACCAGTTTTCGCCACTTCCTACGTGGCTTCTTCAATCAAAGAGGAGAAAAACTTGGAAAACAGCACTCGTGTGGCTAAGCGATACACTTATCGGGCAAGCTCAAGCAGCCCCGTGAGAAAGGCAAGTCCAAGTCCGGTCGCTTTTGGCagaggaatatccaaagaaagGACATTTGCAGAGGAGAAAAAACGCTTGGAGCAAAAAATGCCCAAAGTATGCGGAAGAGAAGTGACCGTCTCCACGAGTATACTTCGCAATCCGGAACTCAAATCCCCTAATGAGGTGAAAAAGGCACTCCGCAGCTCATATCTGCCATTGGTCATTGATAGACCTGATCGATTCACGACGGCTTCAAGAACTCTACGTCGCATTTCATCTAACTTCAAAAGCGCTTCCAGCATCTATTCTTCCAAACAGAGCCTCAGCAAAGCGAGCACCTCTTCCGTCGCACCAAGTAGAAAAGACGACAAAGCTCTCAAAGTTACTGTTTCCGTGACATCTCGTGGGAAGGAACTTGTTCGCGCCTCAACTACTCAAAAACCTCAGAAACCAAAAGGCAAAACATCGCCAACAATCACCATCAAATCCAACATTCAAAAGGTTACCAAAAGTCTCGGCCTTAAATCAAAAACTCCATCCACCCAGAGTTTGGCCCGCACCAACTCGACCTTCTCGATCGATTCAACAAACTCCAAGCGCAAATCTCGTGCCTCATTCATCCCAGCAGCCTTTACAAGCAAAAAACAATCCACCCTCGTCCCAATAACCCGAAAAGATCCCGTCAAACCTTCCCGAAAATCCAAAAAGCTCGAGAGCTACAGCGAGCGCATTGTCCAGCAGAATGATCTCGTCCGAACCGATTCTTTTTTCCAGAATCTATTCCTGAGGAGATCCTCTCCAGTTCCACCCGACTGCACCTCCGGAGCCGATCCACCTCAGACCTCGGTCCGCGAGAAGGCACGCTTGTGGAACAGCTTATCGGCGAAATCCGAACCCTCATTGAAACAACCGAACTACTATCTCACTCAGGCCAGACCcgtatcgttatcgaagttcAAAACCATGGATACCGGATACGATGCATGCCGTAGTGAAATGGCAACCAGTGGGACCATCGCCGCCGGTGAGGTTATCGAGCAGGTGCAACGCTACGAGTCGTTGATTCAGCTCACCGACGAAGAGGAAGAGTTCGGCTACTTGCGGGGACGTAGCATGAAGATAGACTACAGCTACCACGAGCGCAGCAAGAGCGAGCCACCGGTGCAGACACTGATCGCTGAGATGGTTCAAGCGGACGGCCCAAGAACCATTCTCGGACGGAAGTCGATCGAGTATTCGCAAACCACCAAACGATCCTCCCGGTCACCTTCCTGTCGCCGCATTCAGAACATCAAAGGGGAAGGCAATGTCAAAAAGATCGTACGCGCACGTAGTCTTAGCACTACGGACCGAAGTGCGAATCAGCACCCCGATGAGCTGTTGCGGAGCCATTCGATGAACTTGGGCAGCTACGAGAGGCACGTTCCGATTTGCCGTCACAGACGCTCGGATCGATTTCAGGATTTGAACGAATTTTATAGTAGCTTGGAAAGGCTTGGACAGCTGGAGAAAGTTACCTCGTCCACGGACTTGCGTCCTCGGCGCAAGGAAGAggaaattatcgatttcgatttGTGGCGTAAGGTTCGCGATCAGGAGAAAGTGGAACGAGAGATGAATCAGCTTTTGCATCGGTTGAAACAGGATCAGCGGGACAAGGATCTACTGTTTCTGGCGCACGATCCAGATGATATTCGCTGGAAGGGTGACTTGGATACCGGGTTGAGAAACAAGGAAAAATCGGTGGAAGATTTAAAAGGAGAGTTGAGCAAAAAGGTGTtgcattttgaagaatttacgAAGAGAGAGCTCGATACGAAGAAGGATCACTACAAGCCGTTATGGAGAGGATCATCAGTGGTGGATGTGGCATCACAGATGGCGGAAAAGTACAGCGGTTCAATGTCGTTGGAAGCTGATAAGCGGTACGGAATCAGCAATAATCTTTTGAGTACGCTGTCAAGCGACCAGATGAAGAAACTCAAGAGCCAGCTTAGCGAAATATACTGCCAAAAGGATGAAGTGAAAAGTGTTGCTAAGGAGGAATATGTAATACACGTTCCGGAGGAGCGAAGTAAATCAGCCTCGAGTACGCTAAAGGTTAGGAGCAATTCTGTTTTGACGAAGGACCAAGTAAACGAGACACAGTTCAGACCTCGAATCGAGAGGGAAAGTAAGGTTGCAACCATCCAGAAGACGTTTGAACAAAAGAACAACCAAGATGCTCTTTGCCaggaattgaaaaacaaaatcatgGAGAAGCACGCAAGCCACACACTGCCCagcatgaagaagaaggagcGACCATCAATTCTTCCACAGAAAGAGGAGTATTTTTCACTTCAAACAGACTATCGAATGACTCATAGCGGAAGGAAGTTTGAGGAAGCTAGCGAGGAAGTTGTCTTGCGAAAAACCAGGGCGCTAGAAAGAGAACGACCGCATTCGTACTGCGAAACGGAGAGTGTTTCTTCGGAAACGAGCAACAGGACGGTAATATTTAGGAATACATCCGATGATGTGAAAAGCAAGATCAAGTATTTTGAAGAAAGGCGCAAAGAAGATACGCCGGCTGTGACGGTATACCATGCCCGGGAGTCTTCAACGGACGACGATGACAATGCGAAAGTGAGCGAAGAGAGGACTATTGAAGTCAAAACTTCTCAAGGCATGTCACCGCTGTTGAACTCTCAATCGTATACAGATTTAAAGGATTTGTTCGGCGAGAAACCATCCATGGCTTACGCGTACAGCTATCAAGAAAATAAACAGCCTTCAAAAAACTTCACGTTTCGTTCGCGTAGCTCCACTCCAGAGTACGCGACGTGTATTCAAACCGGAGAAGTTAAGAAGATCAAGGATAAGTTTGAGAGTTTAGATGCAAACATGTGGAAACAAACGTCAAGAGATACGAGTCCTCGTCAGTATCAAAGTGATTCCGAATTGAACCGTCCGTTTGGGGAGAGGGAAATTGCGAAAATCAACCGGAAGATCACAGTCAAGCAGCATGAAACTGGGGATGTAACGAGGATGACTCACAAATACGAAGTACAATCATCGCGAGCTCGCAGTCGAAAAAGGAAGGAGCGGGTCCATTCACCAATTCCAAAAAACCCGCTTCGTAGGGATGACCGTTTTATGCCGCATATCAACGTTATCAGCAAGACGGCATCCCTGAAGCGGGAAATCAAGAGTGCACGCTCTCCGCAGAGAGAGCGTTCGACGAGTGGCGGCGGCAGCGGAGCAGAGGTCGAGAAGATCAAAAGTAAGTTtgaaaccgtggagaacctgTCGATTTTGGGTAAGATGTACACTTCCGTTCCGGACATTCGCGAGCTTAAAGATATCTCCAACTACCTTTCCGGTCCCTGGGTAGCCCACCAATATCCCAAGCCCGCGGACAATGCACGCTCGATCACTGCACCAGACCAGTCACCACCGGGGCAGAAGCCTGGCCGTCGACACCGCCACCGGAGCGAGAAGCTCCGCTCTTGTTCAACCTCACCGCCAAGGCACAAGGACAAACCGGACGGGACCGCTTTTCTGAAACAGTTCTACGACATTTTCGCCGATCAGAAATTCGATCCGAGTATCCATCGGCCCAAGTACCGCTACGTTCCGGACCGTCAGCTGAACGCGGAATATCTCTGGAAGAAGATCCAGACTATGACCGGAAATGGCGGCGAAGGTGGTTGTACTGCTAAGGCTTCCGTCACCTTTGAAGGTTGACCATTTTGTTACATTTCATTGCTTCCGAGTTGCACCCTACATTTTCCATTCGTAGAGAACACATTtgtatatatttgttacatGAACGTGGACCCGGGATCGAATCACATTTAAGATCCAAGCTTCTTATCTGACCGAAGACGGACCGAATAGTGGAGTGGCGACTAACTGCTTAACGAGACTAAGCTTTCACGACTCTTCTCCTATTTCTTTGCCTATCTTACTTCCAACTTTCTGTCTATCCCTATTTGATTCTCTAAAGTAGCATTTAAGTACGGCATTCGTAGCCCCTTCAGTTGCCATAGTTCTCATTTATTTTGTTCGACCAACCTTCCCATGTTCCCGTCATTTAGAGTTTAGTAACGTGCCTCCAGCGCCTCCCATGAAAGGAACGCCACTGCCCAACTCCTCCTCCCCGTACTCGAAGAGCTCAAACGAACCAGGTGAGTAGACCTCTCGATCCGCattgaaataaatgtttatttgtctcatttcaTAGATTTTGGAAATGTTATCTTTTGGGTTACATGAAAATCGGCAGATATTTAATTATTTAGAGTTATTTATTCATAAGCATGCGCGTAGGTATAGGAAAGCATGCATTATTAATGCATGGGTCTTGACTACTTATTTGATCCGTTTCCTTTTGGATgctttagaaaaaaaacaatggcCATTGCAATGCAGTTTCAAACGCTGCATATCAGTTAACAAAAGCAAATTTGTCTTTCAAGTTATAAACGCCTTCCATCACAAATAAGCAAGTTAACCAAATTACAGCATAACGAAAGTATCAGGGATTGAAGGGTAAAAACGATTATCTTATTTCTAATGCAAAAATAGATTTATATATAAAATCTCACTATGGAGGGAGTGGGATTGTAGAACCCGTAAAGAACCCCACTGCCTTATTAGTGTGACGTCCTTGAATTGAGtcgcacaaaaataaaaataaagttcaATTTGTAGACTAATATCACAAACTAATATTCAATCTGATTACACGGTACAACAGTTCAGTAGAAATACTGGCTTCAAATGCCTAACTGGTTGTTATCGACTATAAACTACTCATATGCAGAATGAACCAAAATTTGATTGCATGACTTGTATTTTGCGaacgatgaaaaaaaatcaccgcTGATAGTCAACACTGTCTTGAAGCCTCATAACAGTTACCGGATTCCCCAACAGCGTTTAACCAGCTTTACTCGGTCGCTTCCGCCCCGGTATCCAGTTTCGCAGAAAGAAAAAGTGCAATGACTGCACGCATCATCTTCGATGCAGACCGCACAACGGAACGAATTAAGGAAGTCTGTTGACACTCTACTTTCGCCGCGGCGATGGCATTTGTTCACTACATGATACTGGTAAAAGTAAAAATAGTGACCGGAAGAAGAAAATCAGTATGTTAATTTTTAAGCCTTCATCAATAATGAATGTGATGCCTTGTGTATGCGTCAGCCCGGTATAGGGCAATGATGAGTGTAAACCATTTGGGAATATGGTTTTGGCAATATAAGGCAAAAAGGGTCACACTTAATACATTCTAAGAATGTCAGCAAAATTTCTCTCTAGTAAAAAGTTCAATGATTtttctaattaaattcaaaacagtctcaCCGTATGATTCAGTGATTATTCACAAAACAattatcatttttgtttcattgtTTACTTTGAGGATTTTGTGGTAGGGTAAGATGTCCAATAGTGGACCGCCTAGTAGCTGgagttgaaattttcaacatattatttccgcttgatatctaataacaagttctgcaccttctcttcacgatacatacataaaacactcaaatgtACGACTTTATTCGTTGAAGTTAACATTTCAatgtctgactgaattcgccctatagtagaccccctggggctccatgataggaaattgcttccctatagtcgacacttcatttgattttgatgttccgtttcgggacgttcttcttccctattatggaccccctaaAATGTTCcaataatggacactctcgtgtttattttttacaaaacagtaaaaaaaatcatctaattcaACTCTCCGTTGGAATgctcaatgcatgtaatcaaatca comes from Armigeres subalbatus isolate Guangzhou_Male chromosome 2, GZ_Asu_2, whole genome shotgun sequence and encodes:
- the LOC134208741 gene encoding uncharacterized protein LOC134208741 isoform X14, with translation MESQPQPFNIVPKFKARAPGSGVWSPHNRSTEILTKAELAERSKDSASKEPLQPVWTPRSAPPSPVGERREFRPIGFESPTPTRRNLPPSRAETPQVPAPWITSSGYDRPVEFSATPPVAESPAVRTSTRLASSESARSQLHQLQNSNSLPTIGHRDHTPIPSHTVRFAPHAKPVPASPVSPTINTILKSKDGKVSQQVSTYETGSQQQQQHQSNVYQTSTSRSTVTQQHQQQQQQQQYQRTSSGTRLGGRTSEISTPVKIDYLSEPESSDNPRWAAMAQLSPKKLDGIGPTSREGMPLTLRSEVDENNQARWYKKMYQTLHKAQNDDDFVTVRYKTRRGNFPYKTSGYQSEPEPNYDSDYTIRYSTLDRRRTPTALSSANYSKFNTIQHGSAIRSGTPQYRNQPGRIENYTPGRSSISEKESKEWWDEVMDIFNGQLEHQKLSTSKTYTEGNLSRALNKEQGGYDSDTTLIFRKKEPPTSAALSPIEQKQYYKNMQAGGEIPVQGFRKPAPEKPKDGDSELQVQIQEVVQEVLPTMATNPFLVPPKEITCYPITSISRPLDMFGPFPKEVRSFVPVAPPAPPNRKSSRSNSTLRIMSQIKTKNYDKKTVMETSSSSAAGSKTLRKIDQYRSKSAGPVFATSYVASSIKEEKNLENSTRVAKRYTYRASSSSPVRKASPSPVAFGRGISKERTFAEEKKRLEQKMPKVCGREVTVSTSILRNPELKSPNEVKKALRSSYLPLVIDRPDRFTTASRTLRRISSNFKSASSIYSSKQSLSKASTSSVAPSRKDDKALKVTVSVTSRGKELVRASTTQKPQKPKGKTSPTITIKSNIQKVTKSLGLKSKTPSTQSLARTNSTFSIDSTNSKRKSRASFIPAAFTSKKQSTLVPITRKDPVKPSRKSKKLESYSERIVQQNDLVRTDSFFQNLFLRRSSPVPPDCTSGADPPQTSVREKARLWNSLSAKSEPSLKQPNYYLTQARPVSLSKFKTMDTGYDACRSEMATSGTIAAGEVIEQVQRYESLIQLTDEEEEFGYLRGRSMKIDYSYHERSKSEPPVQTLIAEMVQADGPRTILGRKSIEYSQTTKRSSRSPSCRRIQNIKGEGNVKKIVRARSLSTTDRSANQHPDELLRSHSMNLGSYERHVPICRHRRSDRFQDLNEFYSSLERLGQLEKVTSSTDLRPRRKEEEIIDFDLWRKVRDQEKVEREMNQLLHRLKQDQRDKDLLFLAHDPDDIRWKGDLDTGLRNKEKSVEDLKGELSKKVLHFEEFTKRELDTKKDHYKPLWRGSSVVDVASQMAEKYSGSMSLEADKRYGISNNLLSTLSSDQMKKLKSQLSEIYCQKDEVKSVAKEEYVIHVPEERSKSASSTLKVRSNSVLTKDQVNETQFRPRIERESKVATIQKTFEQKNNQDALCQELKNKIMEKHASHTLPSMKKKERPSILPQKEEYFSLQTDYRMTHSGRKFEEASEEVVLRKTRALERERPHSYCETESVSSETSNRTVIFRNTSDDVKSKIKYFEERRKEDTPAVTVYHARESSTDDDDNAKVSEERTIEVKTSQGMSPLLNSQSYTDLKDLFGEKPSMAYAYSYQENKQPSKNFTFRSRSSTPEYATCIQTGEVKKIKDKFESLDANMWKQTSRDTSPRQYQSDSELNRPFGEREIAKINRKITVKQHETGDVTRMTHKYEVQSSRARSRKRKERVHSPIPKNPLRRDDRFMPHINVISKTASLKREIKSARSPQRERSTSGGGSGAEVEKIKSKFETVENLSILAHQYPKPADNARSITAPDQSPPGQKPGRRHRHRSEKLRSCSTSPPRHKDKPDGTAFLKQFYDIFADQKFDPSIHRPKYRYVPDRQLNAEYLWKKIQTMTGNGGEGGCTAKASVTFEEFSNVPPAPPMKGTPLPNSSSPYSKSSNEPESPRRYIESDVNIHYKTPIRYEYKDAIPDDELAYRQAEHMRRVYQEERRRKYMHELEDLHNRRHTDNFTPSQKSPIPLNRYEDFEADLSPKPAGNVLPRTIARALYNFQGQSVRELSFKKGDIIYLRRQVDKNWYEGEHNAMIGLLPANYIEILPREGAKPLPKKPQREGKARAKFNFTAQTSVELSLMKGELVTLTRRVDENWFEGRIGNKKGIFPVSYVEVLTDIGGEESYEIEPIVKPNLQTIQTHTLTTGGYDGGLSNGRASPGIIRETKTVQKTEVLHVDTTNEPISYRALYNYKPQNSDELELLEGDVVYVLEKCDDGWYVGTSARTGCFGTFPGNYVKKL
- the LOC134208741 gene encoding uncharacterized protein LOC134208741 isoform X11; protein product: MKLKCPSPLCFSSESDEDYRSGLKQHFVGEGGETTGGAGGKSISLLKRIGTNLLQNLNYGPSGSVSVNNSGDSGDDGPRQFYHAYDDQQQQHERQEPTAPERQRQGSVELPTESAAKSRYRALVYAPQPYFCKKYEIERKHKIKKRDLVRLQNEDTGSPKEKARARPESIYDNSGVWSPHNRSTEILTKAELAERSKDSASKEPLQPVWTPRSAPPSPVGERREFRPIGFESPTPTRRNLPPSRAETPQVPAPWITSSGYDRPVEFSATPPVAESPAVRTSTRLASSESARSQLHQLQNSNSLPTIGHRDHTPIPSHTVRFAPHAKPVPASPVSPTINTILKSKDGKVSQQVSTYETGSQQQQQHQSNVYQTSTSRSTVTQQHQQQQQQQQYQRTSSGTRLGGRTSEISTPVKIDYLSEPESSDNPRWAAMAQLSPKKLDGIGPTSREGMPLTLRSEVDENNQARWYKKMYQTLHKAQNDDDFVTVRYKTRRGNFPYKTSGYQSEPEPNYDSDYTIRYSTLDRRRTPTALSSANYSKFNTIQHGSAIRSGTPQYRNQPGRIENYTPGRSSISEKESKEWWDEVMDIFNGQLEHQKLSTSKTYTEGNLSRALNKEQGGYDSDTTLIFRKKEPPTSAALSPIEQKQYYKNMQAGGEIPVQGFRKPAPEKPKDGDSELQVQIQEVVQEVLPTMATNPFLVPPKEITCYPITSISRPLDMFGPFPKEVRSFVPVAPPAPPNRKSSRSNSTLRIMSQIKTKNYDKKTVMETSSSSAAGSKTLRKIDQYRSKSAGPVFATSYVASSIKEEKNLENSTRVAKRYTYRASSSSPVRKASPSPVAFGRGISKERTFAEEKKRLEQKMPKVCGREVTVSTSILRNPELKSPNEVKKALRSSYLPLVIDRPDRFTTASRTLRRISSNFKSASSIYSSKQSLSKASTSSVAPSRKDDKALKVTVSVTSRGKELVRASTTQKPQKPKGKTSPTITIKSNIQKVTKSLGLKSKTPSTQSLARTNSTFSIDSTNSKRKSRASFIPAAFTSKKQSTLVPITRKDPVKPSRKSKKLESYSERIVQQNDLVRTDSFFQNLFLRRSSPVPPDCTSGADPPQTSVREKARLWNSLSAKSEPSLKQPNYYLTQARPVSLSKFKTMDTGYDACRSEMATSGTIAAGEVIEQVQRYESLIQLTDEEEEFGYLRGRSMKIDYSYHERSKSEPPVQTLIAEMVQADGPRTILGRKSIEYSQTTKRSSRSPSCRRIQNIKGEGNVKKIVRARSLSTTDRSANQHPDELLRSHSMNLGSYERHVPICRHRRSDRFQDLNEFYSSLERLGQLEKVTSSTDLRPRRKEEEIIDFDLWRKVRDQEKVEREMNQLLHRLKQDQRDKDLLFLAHDPDDIRWKGDLDTGLRNKEKSVEDLKGELSKKVLHFEEFTKRELDTKKDHYKPLWRGSSVVDVASQMAEKYSGSMSLEADKRYGISNNLLSTLSSDQMKKLKSQLSEIYCQKDEVKSVAKEEYVIHVPEERSKSASSTLKVRSNSVLTKDQVNETQFRPRIERESKVATIQKTFEQKNNQDALCQELKNKIMEKHASHTLPSMKKKERPSILPQKEEYFSLQTDYRMTHSGRKFEEASEEVVLRKTRALERERPHSYCETESVSSETSNRTVIFRNTSDDVKSKIKYFEERRKEDTPAVTVYHARESSTDDDDNAKVSEERTIEVKTSQGMSPLLNSQSYTDLKDLFGEKPSMAYAYSYQENKQPSKNFTFRSRSSTPEYATCIQTGEVKKIKDKFESLDANMWKQTSRDTSPRQYQSDSELNRPFGEREIAKINRKITVKQHETGDVTRMTHKYEVQSSRARSRKRKERVHSPIPKNPLRRDDRFMPHINVISKTASLKREIKSARSPQRERSTSGGGSGAEVEKIKSKFETVENLSILAHQYPKPADNARSITAPDQSPPGQKPGRRHRHRSEKLRSCSTSPPRHKDKPDGTAFLKQFYDIFADQKFDPSIHRPKYRYVPDRQLNAEYLWKKIQTMTGNGGEGGCTAKASVTFEEFSNVPPAPPMKGTPLPNSSSPYSKSSNEPESPRRYIESDVNIHYKTPIRYEYKDAIPDDELAYRQAEHMRRVYQEERRRKYMHELEDLHNRRHTDNFTPSQKSPIPLNRYEDFEADLSPKPAGNVLPRTIARALYNFQGQSVRELSFKKGDIIYLRRQVDKNWYEGEHNAMIGLLPANYIEILPREGAKPLPKKPQREGKARAKFNFTAQTSVELSLMKGELVTLTRRVDENWFEGRIGNKKGIFPVSYVEVLTDIGGEESYEIEPIVKPNLQTIQTHTLTTGGYDGGLSNGRASPGIIRETKTVQKTEVLHVDTTNEPISYRALYNYKPQNSDELELLEGDVVYVLEKCDDGWYVGTSARTGCFGTFPGNYVKKL